A stretch of Dietzia lutea DNA encodes these proteins:
- a CDS encoding acyl-CoA dehydrogenase family protein translates to MDFDFDPTTLELRERLTTFMETHVYPAERIFEEQLDSSPDSWNPPPIIEDLKEEARRQGLWNLFLPGESGAGLTNLQYAPLCEILGRSPHIAPLATNCAAPDTGNMEVLHMFGTPEQKKEWLDPLLDGSIRSAFAMTEPAVASSDATNVETSIVRDADHYVINGRKWYISGAMDPNARLLIVMGKSDPDADRHRQQSMIIVPRETPGVDIRRGMKVFGYDHRDHGGHAEIVFTDARVPAENMISREGDGFAIAQARLGPGRIHHCMRLIGIAERSLELMVTRASGREAFGKPLADQGVVRDWIAESRVRIEQIRLLTLKAAWLMDTVGNKGAHTEIQAIKIAAPATVEWILDKAVQIHGAGGVSQDFPVAAWFAQVRTLRLADGPDEVHKNALARNEIRKVRSHAGA, encoded by the coding sequence ATGGACTTCGACTTCGATCCGACCACGCTCGAACTGAGAGAGCGATTGACCACCTTCATGGAGACCCATGTCTATCCGGCGGAGAGGATATTCGAGGAGCAGCTGGACAGCTCGCCGGACAGTTGGAACCCACCGCCGATCATCGAGGACCTCAAAGAGGAGGCCCGACGCCAGGGACTGTGGAACCTCTTTCTTCCGGGGGAGTCCGGTGCCGGACTGACGAATCTCCAGTATGCGCCGCTGTGCGAAATCCTCGGCCGGAGCCCGCACATCGCTCCGCTCGCGACCAACTGCGCGGCACCGGATACGGGCAACATGGAAGTGCTGCACATGTTCGGCACTCCTGAGCAGAAGAAGGAGTGGCTCGATCCGCTGCTCGACGGCTCGATCCGGTCGGCCTTCGCGATGACTGAACCGGCAGTCGCCAGTTCTGATGCGACGAACGTGGAGACCTCGATCGTCCGGGACGCGGACCACTACGTCATCAACGGCCGCAAGTGGTACATCTCCGGCGCGATGGACCCGAATGCCCGACTTCTCATCGTGATGGGGAAGAGCGATCCGGATGCCGACCGGCATCGCCAGCAGTCGATGATCATCGTCCCGCGGGAGACACCAGGCGTGGACATCCGCCGAGGGATGAAGGTCTTCGGCTACGACCACCGGGACCACGGTGGGCACGCCGAGATCGTTTTCACCGACGCCCGCGTGCCGGCGGAGAACATGATCTCCCGGGAAGGTGACGGGTTCGCGATCGCCCAGGCCCGACTCGGCCCCGGGCGCATCCATCACTGCATGCGACTCATCGGTATCGCGGAACGCAGCCTCGAACTGATGGTCACGCGTGCCTCCGGCCGGGAAGCGTTCGGTAAGCCGCTGGCCGATCAGGGCGTCGTCCGTGACTGGATCGCCGAGTCCCGGGTGCGGATCGAACAGATCCGACTGCTCACGCTCAAGGCCGCATGGCTGATGGACACCGTCGGCAACAAGGGTGCACACACGGAGATCCAGGCGATCAAGATCGCCGCACCGGCCACCGTGGAGTGGATCCTCGACAAGGCCGTGCAGATCCACGGTGCCGGAGGCGTGAGCCAGGACTTCCCCGTGGCGGCATGGTTCGCCCAGGTCCGTACTCTGCGCCTGGCCGACGGACCGGACGAAGTCCACAAGAACGCACTCGCCCGGAACGAGATCAGGAAGGTGAGAAGCCATGCCGGAGCTTGA
- a CDS encoding SDR family oxidoreductase: MEVRDKVAIVTGAAGGIGAALAHQFLEAGARVLVSDIDDDKVHATAGRLEQVAGVGTVAAVAGDAADPGTIAEMVAVAERELGPVDIFVANAGVGEAAGLAADEDQWRLGLEVNLLAHVRAARVMVPGWLERGNGYFVSTASAAGLLTQIGSVVYSVTKHGAVAFAEWMAVTYGDKGIGVSCLCPMGVDTDLLNGGLQEDAPGGGQAARAVTGAGVVLDPRTVAEDVLVAISEERFLILPHPEVREFARRKTEDPDRWIRGMQRYARTLAEH; this comes from the coding sequence ATGGAGGTCCGGGACAAGGTCGCCATCGTCACCGGTGCCGCAGGGGGCATAGGGGCGGCACTGGCGCATCAGTTTCTGGAGGCCGGTGCCCGCGTACTGGTCTCGGATATCGACGACGACAAGGTGCACGCGACCGCCGGGCGACTGGAGCAGGTCGCCGGCGTCGGAACCGTCGCCGCGGTGGCGGGCGATGCCGCGGACCCCGGGACGATCGCGGAGATGGTGGCGGTCGCCGAGCGTGAGCTCGGGCCGGTGGACATCTTCGTGGCGAACGCGGGTGTGGGTGAAGCGGCGGGTCTGGCAGCCGATGAGGACCAGTGGCGTCTGGGACTCGAGGTCAATCTGTTAGCGCACGTCCGTGCCGCGCGCGTGATGGTGCCGGGCTGGCTCGAGCGCGGCAACGGGTATTTCGTGTCCACCGCCTCCGCGGCGGGTCTGCTCACGCAGATCGGATCGGTTGTGTACTCGGTGACCAAGCATGGCGCCGTGGCGTTCGCCGAGTGGATGGCCGTCACCTATGGCGACAAGGGTATCGGCGTGAGCTGCCTCTGCCCGATGGGAGTGGACACGGACCTGCTCAACGGAGGTCTGCAGGAGGATGCCCCGGGCGGCGGCCAGGCAGCCCGTGCGGTCACCGGCGCAGGCGTCGTCCTCGACCCGCGCACTGTGGCCGAGGACGTGCTGGTCGCGATCTCGGAAGAGAGGTTCCTGATCCTGCCGCACCCCGAGGTCCGCGAGTTCGCCAGACGCAAGACCGAGGACCCGGATCGGTGGATTCGCGGCATGCAGCGGTACGCCCGCACCCTCGCGGAGCACTGA
- a CDS encoding SDR family oxidoreductase — MNPEQGRRVAIVTGGARGIGAGIATRLAADGMAVAVLDLDEDACRAVAERISVDGGEALGVGADVTDPAQVDAAVERVAEELGAPTVLVNNAGIIRDNLLFKMDVSEWDAVMNVHLRGAFLMTKACQAYMTREKFGRIVNLSSTSAQGNRGQVNYSAAKAGMQGFTKTLAIELGKFGVTANAIAPGFIETEMTAETAERIGVEFEQLKKAAAGKAAVARTGKPEDIAHTASFLASEGAGFVTGQVIYVAGSPCD; from the coding sequence ATGAACCCTGAACAGGGCCGTCGAGTCGCGATCGTCACCGGAGGCGCCAGGGGTATCGGCGCCGGAATCGCCACACGACTGGCGGCGGACGGGATGGCGGTGGCGGTGCTCGACCTGGACGAGGACGCCTGCCGCGCCGTCGCGGAAAGGATCTCTGTCGACGGCGGAGAAGCCCTCGGCGTGGGAGCGGACGTCACCGACCCTGCCCAGGTGGACGCCGCGGTCGAGCGGGTCGCCGAGGAGTTGGGCGCGCCGACCGTCCTCGTCAACAACGCCGGGATCATCCGCGACAACCTCCTGTTCAAAATGGACGTATCGGAATGGGACGCCGTGATGAACGTCCATCTCCGCGGCGCCTTCCTCATGACCAAGGCCTGCCAGGCGTACATGACCCGGGAGAAGTTCGGCCGCATCGTCAATCTCTCGTCGACCTCCGCGCAGGGAAACAGGGGTCAGGTCAATTACTCCGCGGCGAAAGCCGGAATGCAGGGCTTCACCAAGACGCTCGCCATCGAGCTCGGCAAGTTCGGGGTCACCGCCAACGCGATCGCCCCCGGGTTCATCGAAACCGAGATGACGGCAGAGACGGCCGAGCGGATCGGTGTCGAGTTCGAACAGCTGAAGAAGGCGGCCGCGGGTAAGGCCGCCGTGGCCCGGACGGGAAAGCCGGAAGACATCGCCCACACCGCCTCGTTCCTCGCCAGCGAAGGCGCGGGCTTCGTGACGGGGCAGGTCATCTACGTCGCCGGCTCGCCGTGCGATTGA
- a CDS encoding MaoC family dehydratase, with amino-acid sequence MASPQHRPSSVEDLENLVDVEIGPTGWHEVDQAAINTFADVTGDHQWIHVDREKAAQSPFGTTIAHGLYSLSRTPALLQELLAVNGFAHALNYGYDRVRFIHPLPVGSRLRLRAQLTTVDEVAPGQVQVVIKLTVEGEGIDKPILVADSISRFGN; translated from the coding sequence ATGGCAAGCCCACAGCACCGTCCGTCGTCCGTTGAGGACCTTGAGAATCTCGTGGACGTGGAGATCGGCCCGACCGGCTGGCACGAGGTCGACCAGGCTGCGATCAACACCTTCGCCGACGTCACGGGCGATCACCAGTGGATCCACGTCGACCGGGAGAAGGCGGCACAGAGCCCCTTCGGCACCACCATCGCCCACGGCCTCTACAGCCTCTCGCGGACGCCCGCCCTTCTGCAGGAACTGCTGGCCGTCAACGGATTCGCGCACGCCCTCAACTACGGCTACGACCGTGTGCGGTTCATCCACCCGCTGCCGGTCGGTTCGCGGCTCCGGCTGCGGGCCCAGCTGACCACGGTGGACGAGGTCGCACCCGGCCAGGTGCAGGTCGTCATCAAGCTCACGGTCGAGGGCGAGGGCATCGACAAGCCCATCCTCGTCGCCGACTCGATCAGTCGCTTCGGCAACTGA